In Bacillus cereus ATCC 14579, a single window of DNA contains:
- the ytxJ gene encoding bacillithiol system redox-active protein YtxJ — protein sequence MNMTKLETIEELEVLVEKNEPYVLFKHSTTCPISHGAYTEFQAYCSEEREVPAYYLYVQDARDVSNRVAEQYSIRHESPQVLYIKDGMVVWNTSHWNIKKDALEENIK from the coding sequence ATGAATATGACAAAACTTGAAACAATTGAAGAGCTTGAAGTCTTAGTAGAAAAGAACGAGCCGTATGTTCTTTTTAAACACAGTACGACATGCCCAATTAGTCACGGTGCATACACAGAATTTCAAGCGTATTGCAGCGAAGAAAGAGAAGTACCAGCGTATTACTTATACGTACAAGATGCGAGAGATGTGTCAAATCGTGTTGCAGAACAATACAGTATTAGACATGAATCACCGCAAGTGTTATACATAAAAGATGGGATGGTAGTATGGAATACATCTCATTGGAATATTAAAAAAGATGCTTTAGAAGAGAATATAAAGTAA
- a CDS encoding DUF3917 domain-containing protein gives MIVLWIITLCMTAIFAYMTLKQNGLKRFVPGSILAGIALITYVISIFIESVSVDMSTSLMFIGITLFAGSIMVLMVAGIILFIHMNSETL, from the coding sequence ATGATCGTTCTTTGGATAATTACGCTTTGTATGACTGCTATTTTTGCATATATGACGTTAAAACAAAATGGTTTAAAGCGATTTGTTCCAGGAAGTATTCTTGCAGGAATTGCCCTTATCACGTATGTAATTTCTATTTTTATTGAAAGTGTATCAGTAGATATGAGCACAAGTTTAATGTTTATTGGTATTACACTATTTGCAGGTAGCATTATGGTACTTATGGTTGCTGGTATTATTTTATTTATTCATATGAATTCGGAAACGTTATAG
- a CDS encoding aminopeptidase gives MKDPRIEKLAYNLINYSIRLQKGEKVLIENFGLQKELVTALVKEAYAAGGFPFVSLKDHQVDRSLLMGATEEHFEQIAAYEASVMKDMDAYIGLRSGDNINEQADVPSERMKVHGQTVGKKVHRDIRVPKTRWVVLRYPNASMAQLAKMSTEAFEDFYFEVCNLDYGKMDKAMDSLVTLMNKTDKVRLTGPGTDLTFSIKDIPAIKCSGHLNIPDGEVYSAPVRDSVNGTVSYNTPSPYNGYTFENVQLKFENGQIVEATANDSERINKIFDTDEGARYVGEFAIGVNPYILHPMGDILFDEKIDGSFHFTPGQAYDDAWNGNNSNIHWDLVCIQRPEYGGGEIYFDDVLIRKDGRFVVPELEALNPENLK, from the coding sequence ATGAAAGATCCACGTATTGAAAAGTTAGCATACAATTTAATTAACTACTCTATCCGCTTACAAAAAGGTGAAAAAGTATTAATTGAAAACTTTGGCTTACAAAAAGAACTTGTAACTGCACTTGTAAAAGAAGCATATGCAGCTGGTGGTTTCCCATTCGTCTCTTTAAAAGATCATCAAGTAGATCGCTCTTTATTAATGGGTGCTACTGAAGAACATTTCGAACAAATCGCTGCATATGAAGCAAGCGTAATGAAAGACATGGACGCTTATATCGGCCTTCGCTCTGGCGATAATATTAATGAACAAGCTGACGTTCCAAGTGAGCGTATGAAAGTTCATGGCCAAACAGTTGGTAAAAAAGTTCATAGAGACATTCGCGTTCCAAAAACACGCTGGGTTGTTCTTCGCTACCCAAATGCTTCTATGGCACAGCTTGCTAAAATGAGTACAGAAGCTTTCGAAGACTTCTACTTTGAAGTATGTAACTTAGACTACGGTAAAATGGATAAGGCGATGGACAGCCTTGTTACATTAATGAATAAAACAGATAAAGTTCGTTTAACTGGTCCTGGAACTGACTTAACATTCTCTATTAAAGACATTCCAGCAATTAAATGCTCCGGTCATTTAAACATTCCAGACGGTGAAGTATACTCTGCACCAGTTCGTGATTCTGTTAACGGTACAGTTTCTTACAACACACCATCTCCTTACAACGGTTATACATTTGAAAATGTACAACTTAAGTTCGAGAACGGCCAAATCGTTGAAGCAACTGCAAACGATTCAGAACGCATTAACAAAATCTTCGATACAGACGAAGGCGCACGCTACGTTGGTGAGTTCGCAATCGGCGTAAACCCATACATCTTACATCCAATGGGAGACATCCTATTCGATGAAAAAATCGATGGCAGCTTCCACTTCACTCCTGGACAAGCTTACGACGATGCATGGAACGGTAACAACTCGAACATCCATTGGGACTTAGTATGTATCCAACGCCCTGAATACGGCGGCGGCGAAATTTACTTTGACGACGTACTAATCCGTAAAGACGGGCGCTTCGTTGTACCTGAATTAGAAGCTTTAAACCCAGAGAACTTAAAATAA
- a CDS encoding bifunctional 3-deoxy-7-phosphoheptulonate synthase/chorismate mutase, protein MASQQLGRLRSEIDQLNLQILELLNERGRLVQEVGNLKEVQGVKRFDPVRERNMLDLIAENNNGPFETSTLQHIFKQIFQAGLELQEDDHRKALLVSRKKKTEDTIVEINGEKIGDGNQHFIMGPCAVESYEQVRQVAEAMKGQGLKLMRGGAFKPRTSPYDFQGLGLEGLQILRQVADEYDLAVISEILNPNDIEMSLDYVDVIQIGARNMQNFDLLRAAGAVNKPVLLKRGLSATIEEFINAAEYIMAKGNGNIILCERGIRTYERATRNTLDISAVPILKKETHLPVVVDVTHSTGRRDLLLPTAKAAMAIGADAIMAEVHPDPAVALSDAAQQMNIPQFNDFMNELKSFGSKL, encoded by the coding sequence ATGGCATCACAACAATTAGGTCGTTTACGTTCTGAAATTGATCAACTTAATTTACAAATATTAGAGTTACTAAACGAAAGAGGTCGTCTCGTACAAGAAGTTGGTAATTTAAAAGAAGTACAAGGTGTGAAACGTTTTGATCCTGTACGTGAAAGAAATATGCTGGATTTAATTGCAGAGAATAATAATGGTCCATTTGAAACTTCGACTTTACAACATATTTTCAAACAAATTTTTCAAGCTGGTTTAGAATTACAAGAAGACGATCATCGTAAAGCATTACTTGTTTCTCGTAAGAAAAAAACAGAAGATACGATTGTTGAAATTAATGGTGAAAAAATTGGTGACGGAAATCAGCATTTTATTATGGGACCGTGTGCAGTGGAAAGTTATGAACAAGTACGTCAAGTTGCTGAAGCAATGAAAGGGCAAGGTCTGAAATTAATGCGTGGTGGTGCGTTTAAACCACGTACTTCACCGTATGATTTTCAAGGTCTTGGATTAGAGGGATTACAAATTTTGCGCCAGGTAGCAGATGAATATGATTTGGCTGTTATTAGTGAAATTTTAAATCCGAATGATATTGAGATGTCATTAGATTACGTTGATGTTATTCAAATTGGCGCTCGCAATATGCAAAACTTTGATTTGCTAAGGGCAGCTGGTGCTGTGAATAAACCAGTATTATTAAAACGTGGTCTATCAGCAACGATTGAAGAATTCATTAATGCGGCAGAATATATTATGGCAAAGGGAAATGGGAACATTATTTTATGTGAACGAGGTATTCGCACGTATGAAAGAGCGACGCGTAATACGCTTGATATTTCCGCTGTGCCGATTTTAAAGAAAGAAACACATTTACCTGTCGTTGTCGATGTAACGCATTCTACAGGGCGACGTGACCTTCTCTTACCAACTGCAAAAGCAGCGATGGCAATTGGTGCAGACGCAATTATGGCTGAAGTACATCCCGATCCAGCTGTAGCTTTATCTGATGCAGCGCAACAAATGAATATACCGCAGTTCAATGATTTTATGAATGAATTAAAATCATTTGGAAGTAAATTATAA
- a CDS encoding GNAT family N-acetyltransferase translates to MNEKIHIVPYESKFQDEVVNLIVHIQQKEYNVPITKEEQPDLLEIETFYQRNHGNFWVANYDGKVVGTVALLDIGNHQVALRKMFVKKEFRGKEWGASHKLLQTAISWAENKKLKDIYLGTTVKFLAAHRFYEKNGFQSVSIDELPKNFPVLQVDKKFYRYIV, encoded by the coding sequence ATGAACGAGAAGATTCATATTGTTCCGTATGAAAGTAAATTTCAAGACGAAGTAGTAAATCTTATCGTTCATATTCAGCAAAAAGAGTACAATGTCCCCATTACGAAAGAAGAGCAGCCAGACCTGCTTGAAATAGAAACATTTTATCAAAGGAATCATGGAAACTTTTGGGTAGCAAATTATGATGGTAAAGTAGTTGGAACAGTAGCTTTATTAGATATTGGGAATCATCAAGTAGCGTTAAGAAAAATGTTCGTAAAAAAAGAATTTCGCGGAAAAGAGTGGGGTGCATCACATAAGTTGCTCCAAACAGCAATTTCATGGGCTGAGAATAAAAAGCTGAAAGATATTTACTTAGGAACGACAGTGAAATTTTTAGCGGCGCATCGCTTTTATGAAAAGAATGGTTTTCAAAGTGTGAGTATAGACGAGTTGCCGAAAAACTTTCCGGTGCTACAGGTAGATAAGAAATTTTATAGGTACATTGTGTAA
- a CDS encoding PH domain-containing protein, translated as MNFPIQRSKSVVIFVCLTLVFMFIYPIVMLFTNKAHWMSALIGMGLCFIVNVPLVWEVFIKKHKVENGVLKYGILNDDIVLKDVRIIRQVGKSLEITTNAYKVHMVAMPQDMNEFLALIEKENPHVKIEMVGKK; from the coding sequence ATGAACTTTCCAATTCAAAGAAGTAAGTCAGTAGTCATTTTCGTTTGCCTTACGTTAGTTTTTATGTTTATATATCCAATTGTCATGCTTTTCACTAATAAAGCGCATTGGATGTCAGCGTTGATTGGGATGGGTTTATGCTTCATTGTAAATGTACCACTCGTTTGGGAAGTATTTATTAAAAAACATAAAGTAGAAAATGGCGTATTAAAGTACGGTATTTTAAATGATGATATTGTATTAAAAGATGTGAGAATTATACGTCAGGTCGGAAAGTCTCTTGAAATTACGACGAATGCATATAAAGTACATATGGTTGCGATGCCGCAAGATATGAATGAATTTTTGGCGCTTATCGAAAAAGAAAATCCACATGTGAAAATAGAAATGGTGGGTAAGAAATGA
- a CDS encoding CamS family sex pheromone protein: MKKMALSFAVVSLLLGACSNNSNTISKKDEVIQKDTKEKSMIPRTAVSKDYYRTVIPLKEQKVINTANIKTNSKLDLAEYENGLINIATQQFDTESHVLQLNQYIPEKLIDELVAKVEAPVLTNIIEQDYFGKQNSNELSLSGVMIGLAMSSSVSNEEAMSKGTEVAKQLIEAINKNDKYNKSPITFAIFKQESTSSLKNGTYIASATVQKNDTNLGNWSTIDEKSYSYPSDEFTQAHGEDNTKINNFAKEIKGFSNGDFIPVNAKVSYKKDQMDTLNMNIVIKYNGKTELMALTQLAAQGMLDKLPKDAKVQLQIKSESKIEAVIIKEKNSDKPFVSFL; this comes from the coding sequence ATGAAGAAAATGGCATTATCCTTCGCAGTCGTAAGTTTATTACTGGGAGCTTGTAGTAACAATAGTAATACGATTAGTAAGAAGGATGAAGTTATACAAAAAGATACAAAAGAAAAAAGTATGATTCCGAGAACTGCTGTTTCTAAAGATTATTATAGAACTGTTATTCCTTTAAAAGAACAAAAGGTTATTAATACAGCTAATATAAAAACAAATTCTAAATTAGATTTAGCAGAGTATGAAAATGGTTTAATAAATATTGCAACGCAGCAATTTGATACAGAGAGTCACGTACTGCAATTAAACCAGTATATTCCAGAGAAACTAATTGATGAACTAGTTGCGAAAGTAGAAGCGCCAGTTTTGACAAATATTATAGAACAAGATTATTTCGGAAAACAGAATTCAAATGAATTAAGTTTATCTGGTGTGATGATTGGCTTAGCTATGTCTTCAAGTGTATCGAATGAAGAGGCTATGTCTAAAGGGACTGAAGTTGCTAAACAACTTATTGAAGCTATTAACAAAAATGATAAATATAACAAATCTCCAATTACGTTTGCTATCTTTAAGCAAGAAAGTACAAGTTCTTTAAAAAATGGTACGTATATTGCTAGTGCTACTGTTCAAAAGAATGATACGAACCTTGGAAATTGGAGTACGATCGATGAAAAGTCGTATTCATATCCTTCTGATGAATTTACACAAGCACATGGAGAAGATAATACAAAAATAAATAACTTTGCTAAGGAAATAAAAGGTTTTTCTAATGGAGATTTTATTCCAGTCAACGCTAAAGTTTCTTATAAGAAAGATCAAATGGATACATTAAATATGAATATTGTTATTAAATATAACGGTAAAACAGAATTAATGGCTCTTACCCAATTGGCTGCTCAAGGCATGTTAGACAAATTGCCTAAAGATGCGAAAGTACAATTACAGATCAAGTCCGAGAGTAAAATTGAGGCCGTTATTATAAAAGAGAAAAACAGTGATAAACCGTTTGTTTCCTTCTTGTAA
- a CDS encoding DUF948 domain-containing protein — MQVLLYVSAAIIAVAFAVLVVYVCRTLLSVQKTLENVASTLEGLEKQMQGISVETEQLLHKTNALADDIQQKSQSLNKVVAGVDGIGTTIQSLNTKLRNVSDSVTDEIENNADKVAQVVQWSSAAIEVYNHYRASRQEKKVEKEERKLERIEKKAEKKEKRSRFRMRGES; from the coding sequence ATGCAAGTTCTTTTATATGTAAGTGCGGCTATTATCGCGGTTGCTTTCGCAGTATTAGTAGTGTATGTATGTAGAACGTTGTTATCGGTTCAGAAGACGTTAGAAAACGTTGCAAGCACGTTAGAAGGTTTAGAAAAACAAATGCAAGGAATTAGCGTAGAGACAGAGCAATTATTACATAAAACGAATGCGTTAGCTGATGATATTCAACAGAAGTCACAGTCATTAAATAAAGTGGTAGCGGGTGTAGATGGGATTGGAACGACAATCCAATCTTTAAATACGAAGCTTCGTAATGTATCAGACTCTGTAACGGACGAAATTGAAAATAACGCTGATAAAGTAGCGCAAGTTGTACAGTGGAGCAGTGCGGCGATTGAAGTATACAATCATTACCGTGCGTCGAGACAAGAGAAGAAGGTTGAAAAAGAAGAGCGTAAATTAGAAAGAATTGAGAAAAAAGCTGAAAAGAAAGAGAAACGCTCTAGATTTCGTATGAGAGGTGAATCGTGA
- the ccpA gene encoding catabolite control protein A produces the protein MNVTIYDVAREANVSMATVSRVVNGNPNVKPTTRKKVLEAIDRLGYRPNAVARGLASKKTTTVGVIIPDISNTFYAELARGIEDIATMYKYNIILSNSDQNKEKEFHLLNTMLGKQVDGIVFMGEDITDIHIEEFKKSPVPIVLAASFDEQNETPSVNIDYTQAAYDAMKHFIEQGHKRIGFVSGPFIDKAGSAKKLQGYKKALEEAGISYDENLVIDGDYTYDSGIEAFEKLWSNDEKPTAIFVSSDEMALGVIHAAQDAGLNVPTDVEVLGFDNTRLALMVRPQLSTVVQPMYDIGAVAMRLLTKYMNKEKVEDHTVILPHRIQFRDSTK, from the coding sequence ATGAACGTAACAATATATGATGTAGCGCGTGAAGCGAACGTTTCAATGGCTACCGTATCACGCGTTGTGAACGGTAACCCAAATGTAAAGCCTACAACAAGAAAGAAAGTATTAGAAGCAATTGATCGTTTAGGATACCGCCCAAATGCGGTAGCACGTGGACTAGCAAGTAAGAAGACAACTACAGTAGGTGTTATTATTCCTGATATCTCAAATACGTTTTATGCAGAACTAGCTCGTGGAATTGAAGATATCGCAACAATGTACAAATATAACATCATTTTAAGTAACTCTGACCAAAACAAAGAGAAAGAGTTCCATTTATTAAATACGATGCTTGGAAAACAAGTGGACGGAATTGTTTTCATGGGTGAAGATATTACAGACATTCACATTGAAGAATTTAAAAAATCTCCAGTACCAATTGTATTAGCAGCATCATTTGATGAGCAAAATGAAACGCCATCAGTAAATATTGATTATACACAAGCAGCTTATGATGCAATGAAGCACTTTATCGAGCAAGGACATAAACGTATCGGTTTCGTCTCTGGTCCTTTCATTGATAAAGCGGGAAGCGCGAAGAAGTTACAAGGTTATAAAAAAGCTTTAGAAGAAGCAGGTATTTCATATGATGAAAATCTTGTAATCGATGGAGATTACACATATGACTCAGGTATCGAAGCATTCGAAAAGCTTTGGAGCAATGATGAAAAGCCAACAGCAATCTTCGTATCTTCTGATGAAATGGCACTAGGTGTAATCCATGCAGCACAAGACGCTGGATTAAACGTACCAACTGACGTAGAAGTACTTGGTTTCGATAATACACGCCTTGCATTAATGGTTCGTCCGCAGCTTTCAACAGTTGTTCAACCGATGTATGATATCGGTGCAGTAGCAATGCGTCTATTAACAAAGTATATGAACAAAGAAAAAGTGGAAGATCACACTGTTATCTTACCTCACCGTATCCAATTTAGAGATTCAACGAAGTAA
- the mscL gene encoding large conductance mechanosensitive channel protein MscL — protein sequence MWNEFKKFAFKGNVVDLAVGVVIGAAFGKIVSSLVKDIITPLLGMVLGGVDFTSLHFGYGKSAVMYGNFIQTIFDFLIIAASIFMFVKVFNKLTSKKEEEKEEEIPEPTKEEELLGEIRDLLKQQNSSKDRA from the coding sequence ATGTGGAACGAGTTTAAAAAATTCGCTTTCAAAGGGAATGTCGTTGATTTAGCTGTCGGGGTTGTAATCGGTGCTGCATTCGGTAAAATCGTTAGTTCTTTAGTAAAAGATATCATCACACCATTACTTGGTATGGTATTAGGTGGCGTTGACTTTACAAGTTTACACTTTGGATACGGTAAATCTGCTGTTATGTATGGTAACTTCATCCAAACAATTTTTGACTTCTTAATTATCGCAGCTTCTATCTTTATGTTTGTTAAAGTTTTCAACAAACTAACATCTAAAAAAGAAGAAGAAAAAGAGGAAGAAATTCCAGAACCAACAAAAGAAGAAGAACTTCTTGGCGAAATTCGCGACTTACTAAAACAGCAAAACTCTTCTAAAGATAGAGCATAA
- a CDS encoding GNAT family N-acetyltransferase — translation MFTLRVDDEIELQLLEKHHKEELYQLINQNRNHLRRWLPWVDGTKSADAYDEICPMWLKKFAEGDGFESGIRYKGKLVGMVGIHPVSWGKKVASLGYYLAEDAGGKGIMTRSVKAVLHYAFENLKLNKMEIRCGVENVKSRAIPERLGFKLDGVLRDEEWLYDHFHDIAVYSLLASEWKEIR, via the coding sequence ATGTTCACACTCCGAGTAGATGACGAAATCGAACTACAATTACTAGAAAAACATCATAAAGAGGAACTATATCAATTAATAAATCAAAACCGTAACCATTTAAGAAGATGGCTTCCTTGGGTAGATGGGACGAAATCTGCTGATGCTTATGATGAGATTTGTCCGATGTGGTTAAAGAAGTTTGCAGAGGGAGACGGTTTTGAAAGTGGCATACGTTATAAAGGGAAGCTTGTTGGGATGGTAGGCATTCATCCAGTGAGCTGGGGGAAGAAAGTGGCGAGCCTTGGATATTATCTGGCAGAAGATGCTGGCGGGAAAGGCATTATGACGCGTAGCGTAAAGGCTGTACTTCACTATGCATTTGAGAATTTAAAATTAAATAAAATGGAAATTAGATGCGGTGTTGAAAATGTGAAAAGCCGCGCGATCCCAGAACGTTTAGGATTTAAGTTAGACGGTGTTTTAAGAGATGAAGAATGGCTATACGATCACTTCCACGATATCGCTGTATATAGTTTATTAGCTTCAGAGTGGAAGGAGATTCGATGA